A window of the Lactuca sativa cultivar Salinas chromosome 5, Lsat_Salinas_v11, whole genome shotgun sequence genome harbors these coding sequences:
- the LOC111919955 gene encoding homeobox-leucine zipper protein ATHB-52, protein MPTRPQSPPTPHLLSIMNHSTYHNQKPNPNKPNKHTTKRLTEDQVRLLESYFDSSKKLEPDRKHQLSRQLGIPPRQIAIWYQNKRARWKNQSLEHDYTMLQLQLEASVLETKHLQKEVDYLRTELNKVQSEQARHNRYYNNDYQPLMDSSFSRCGDDVGSSSKSLEDDTEHLCGFGKQVFDAAEMYTAARMMGMDILHF, encoded by the coding sequence ATGCCCACAAGGCCACAATCACCCCCTACCCCTCATCTCCTCTCAATCATGAATCACTCAACTTACCATAATCAGAAACCCAACCCAAATAAACCCAATAAACACACCACCAAAAGACTCACCGAGGATCAAGTGAGATTACTTGAATCATATTTCGACTCAAGCAAAAAGCTGGAGCCGGATCGAAAACATCAGCTTTCGCGCCAGCTTGGAATTCCTCCAAGACAAATAGCCATCTGGTACCAAAACAAACGGGCTCGTTGGAAGAACCAGAGTCTGGAGCATGACTACACCATGCTCCAGCTTCAACTGGAGGCCTCGGTGCTCGAGACAAAACACCTCCAAAAAGAAGTCGATTATTTGCGAACAGAGCTCAACAAGGTACAATCAGAACAAGCACGACACAACAGATACTACAACAATGATTATCAACCTCTCATGGATTCTTCATTCTCTAGATGTGGTGATGATGTTGGAAGCTCTTCCAAAAGCTTAGAAGATGATACGGAACATTTATGTGGTTTCGGGAAACAAGTTTTCGATGCTGCAGAGATGTACACCGCAGCACGTATGATGGGCATGGATATCTTACATTTTTAG